The Pseudodesulfovibrio sediminis genome includes the window TCCTGTCAGTTCTCTCCAGGCTTCTCCTAGGTCTATCCTGTGAGGGTATTCCGGGTGATACCGTAGATTGAGCGCTTCGTCACCAATGGCCAGGATCGCATCCGGTCGATCGCCGTTTTGCAGCGCGAAGGATGCGCTGCCGATACTGTAATCGGTCGTGATGTTCCAGTGTTGGGATTGCAGGACGGATAACAGCGCTGCAGAGGTGTGTGTTTGAGAACTGACCAGAATGGTTTTTCCCTCAAGCTCTTCCACGGGAAAGCGGCTCAGCAGCAGAACACTTTGTACGGGTCCCCGGCTACCGATGGCGATGTCTGGGACAAGATAGTATTTTTCTGCATGTCGGGCGTATTCGATGGATGATGCTGCAGAAATATCCAGTTTGCCTTCATCCATCAGTATATTCAATTTGGAAGGCGGTCCGGAAACCACTTCGAAATCGTTTTCGATTATTCCGGATTCAAGCGGGTGATATATGGGCAGGACATTGAGGTATCCGATTCTGCCAAGACGTATAGCCATTAGTCGTTCTCCAGCAGCGTGTAATCCATGGTGCGTTGTCTGGGCACGAAACCGGCCGCGTGTACCAGCCGGTGTATTTCTTCGCGGGTGAGCCTGAAAGCGACACCAGCGGCTTTGACCACGTTCTCTTCAATCATGGTAGACCCAAAATCATTGCCGCCGAAATAGAGGGCGAGTTGGGCGATTTTCGGCCCCATGGTGACCCAGGAAACCTGGATATTGTCCACATTGTCCAGCACCAGTCGAGATACGGCAAGGGTGCGGAGATATTCCACGCTTGTTAGTTTGCGGCAATGCGGCAGCTGCGTGTAGTCCGGTTGGAATGTCCATGGAATAAACGCCGTGAACCCACCGGTGCGATCCTGTGTGTTGCGTACGGAAAAGAGATGCTCCAGTCGTTGGGCGGGTGTCTCTGCGTGGCCAAACATCATTGTGGCGGTCGTGCGCAGCCCCAAGTGGTGGGCTTCTTCCATGACGCCAAGCCATTGACCGGCAGGACATTTATTAGGGGCTACAGCGGAACGGACCTCGTCCACCAGGATTTCCGCACCACCACCAGGGATGGAGTCCAATCCGGCCTTGTGCAGCCGCTCGATAACTTCTGCGGTAGGAATGCCTTCCTTTTCGCTCCAGAAAACGATCTCGGGCGGAGAGAACGCGTGGATGTGGACCGTGTAGTTCTGCTTGATGTAGCGGAGCATATCCTCATACCAGGAGAGCGGTAGGTCCGGGTGGTGTCCGCCCTGCATGAGGATTTGTGTTCCGCCAAGATCAAGCGTTTCCTGAATTTTTTGGCCTATTTCTTCATAGGTCAGTACGTAGCCGCCTTCTTCGTCCAGCCCCTTGTAGAACGCGCAGAATTTGCAGCAGCAAACACAGATATTGGAATAGTTGATGTTCCGATCCACGACATAGGTCACGTTTGGGTCAGGATGCTTTGCCAATCTGACCTGGTGTGCGAGGTGACCCAGATCATGGAAATCTGCTTTGGTGTAAAGCTCCATCGCCTCATCGAAATCAATGCGGCCACCGTCAAGAATCTTTTGGGAAATGATGTTGATTGCCATGATTATACCTCGTTGAAGAAGCCGTCGCGTTCAACGGGGGTGCATCCGCACCCTGTGATCATTTCTTCAAGCTCGATGCGCGTCATGCCTTGTTCAGAGGTGGCTCCGGCTTCATGCCCGATCTTTTCTTCAACGACCGTGCCGTCAAAATCGTCCGCGCCGAACTTGAGGGCGGCCTGTGCCTGCTTCACACCGAGCATGACCCAGTACGCCTTGATGTGCGGGATGTTGTCGAGCATGAGGCGGGAAATGGCGATGGTGCGCAATTCTTCCAGTCCGGTAAGGGGATTCTCGATGCTCAATTGGCTGTTTTCGGTCAGGAAGGGGAGGGGGATGAAGCAGGTGTAGCCGCCGCCACGGTCCTGGGATTCACGCAGGCGGACTAGATGATCGACACGGTCTTCCATGGTCTCTATATGGCCGAAGAGCATGGTGCAGTTGGTCTTCATATCCAGCGCGTGGGCTTCTTCGTGTACCGCCAGCCATTCTTCGGCTGTTGACTTGCGCGGGCAGAGTTGCTCGCGAATGGATTGATTGAAAATTTCGGCTCCGCCGCCGGGGAGCATGTCCAGTCCTGCCGTCTTGAGGCGGGAGAGTACATCCTTTGTTGTCGTTTTTTCCAGTCGTGCGAAATGGGCGATCTCGACCGCAGTGAAGCATTTGAGAATGACGTCCGGATAGCGTTCCTTTATAGCGGACAGGATGTCCTCGAAGTAGGCGAGGGGGAGCTTGGGATGACAGCCGCCAACGATGTGCACTTCACGGGGTGTCAGAGCGGCTCCGTCGAGCTTGACCATGACGTCTTCCTTTGACAACACGAAACCGCCGTCCTGGCCTTCTTCGCGCTGATAGGCGCAGAAGACACATCCGTTGATGCAGATATTGGTGTAATTGACGTGCTGGTTGACCACATAAAACGCCTTGTCCCCGTGCAAGCGGATACGCATCTGATGCGCCAGTGCGCCTACGGCCAAAGGTTCGGGACATTCGAACAGGCGCAGGCCATCCTCGAAGGAGAGTCGCTCGCCGTTTTCTACTTTGGCCCGAACGCCACCAAGGCCCATATTCTTGAAGTAATCGCTTTTGAAAATTTGCATATATGTCTCCCTGTTACGGGGTATACCCGGCGAGCTTGCGCTTTGTGGCGGGTTTCGCTAATTCAGCAAGTGGTCACCATGTATATGGGGGGTTGTACACCCTGTCAACACGGTGTGGAAAACAACCTGCCAAGTGAGTAAAAATGTCTCGAACAACGACTCTCGGATATTCCCCCTGCCCCAATGATACGTATATATTTCATGCCCTGGCCACAGGGCTTGTCCAATGGCCCGGTGAGCTGCATGTCACGCTTGTGGACGTGGAAGAACTGAACGGGAAGGCTTCACGTGGAGAGCTTGATGTGGTGAAGGTCTCCGTGGCTGCCGCAGCCGACATCCTTGATGAGTATGTCCTGCTCCGGGCTGGCGGTGCCATGGGCTTTGGCGTGGGGCCGATTCTGGTGGCAGGAAAGGAGTGTGCCCTGGCCGATCTTGACGGCGCAACAGTGGCCATTCCTGGGCGCAAAACCACGGCAAATCTGCTTTTCGGGCTGGCCTGCCGCGAAGCCGGAATTTCGGTCAAGCTGAAAGAGATGGTTTTTGACGAGATCATGCAGGCTGTGGAGGCGGGAGAAGTGGCCGCAGGTGTGCTTATTCATGAGGGGCGCTTTACCTATCAGGAGCAGGGATTGTTTCGTGTGCTTGATCTGGGCGCCTGGTGGGAAGAGCATACCGGCCAGCCCATTCCACTCGGGGCCATTGCCATCAAGCGCGCTCTGGGAGAGGATACAGCCCGGGCCATGAACGAGGCCATTCGGGCGAGTCTGACGATTGCACGGGATAATCCGACCATAGGTGCGGGGTATATCAAGGAACACGCGCAGGAGATGGATGATGACGTCATCAAGACGCACATCAAGACCTTTGTCACGGATTACAGCATGGACGTGGGCGAGGGCGGGATGGCTGCCGTGAAGCGCCTGCTGTCCGAAGCCGGCTGTACCCGGAATGATATTTTCATTGCCCTTTAAGCGGTCACTTTCTTCTTTGAGGATTTCTCCTGGCTGACGTAGACGCCGATGATGACCAGAATGCTCGCGGCGTACTGAATCCAGTTGAGGCGCTCGTTGAGCAGTAGCCAGCCCAATGCCAGTGTGATGACCGGAATGAGGTTGATGAAGGATGAGGCCTGTCCTGTCGGAATCTTGGACATGCCGTAGTTGTAGAGCCCGTATGCCAGGATGGTTACGAAGACCCCCAGATAGAGAATCGTGGCGATGCCCGTCAAATCAAAGGAAGTAGGAAGGGTGGTTGAGGGCAGGAAGAGCAGCGGGAAAAAGAATATGGCTCCCACAAAAGCCTGAATCATTGTCAGGAACCAGGAGCTGTAGCGGGGCATGAGTCTTTTCATGGCGATCATGTATCCGCAGGCACAGATCATGGCCATGAATTCCAGAAAATTACCGAGCAGCGGATTGGACGCTGTTTCCGTTGATTCTGCCGCAACAGACAGTATTATTGCGCCGGCTATTGCCAGAGAGAAGCCTGTTACGGTGCGGCGGGTCAGCTGCTCCTTCAAAATGAAACGGGCGGCCACGGCGACCATGAGCGGGAGCAGGGCGCAGATCATGCCAGCCTGCGAAGCGTCTGTCTTGGTCAGCGCCAGTGCTTCAAAAACAAAATAGAATCCTGGTTCGCAGATTCCCATGAACAGCAGCAGCTTCCAGTCCCCAGGACGGTAATCAATATTCTTGAACCGTTTGAAGACCAGCAGAAAACATACTGATGCCACGAACATGCGACCAAAGATGACCACCATGGGGTCAAATCTCTGGAAGGCGAATTTCAGGGCGATGAAAGAACTCGCCCAGAGTGTGACCGCAGCCCAGAGGGCGATAAATGCCCTTGTCTTATCTTGCTCAACTTCCACTGATTACACCTCATAGTAATTCAGGCATTGGATAGCATTCTTCATACTGGTTGGGAACGGGGGTGATCATCATATCTTTGGATGATCTCCATCAGAAGAGTAAGGGGAGAAAAGAGAAAAGGGCGCTGTGATATACAGCGCCCTTTTCCTTATATGCTAAAAAAACTCTTGCTTAGTGGGGGCAGACGGCGAGGACATTGACAGGTTTGAAACCGTTGTCCGGATCTTCTGCATAGCGGCAACCCAGGTGGGAATCTTCACGCTTATGTATGATATCATCTTCGGAACCGAGATAATGGGCGCAGTTGTTGTTATTGCAGATCAGGATGACATTCCAGCCGGTTTCCGGCGGAGCGAGCCATGCGCCCATGATTTTGCCGCAGTGCGGACATTCTCTGTCAGGCAATTCAGTAACAATGCCAGCGTATTCATGAATAACCATTGATATCTCCTTGGGTACGGAGGCTCAGCCCCCGAGTGTGTTCAGTGTCATGAAAGATAATTCCGCATTGGCCCACGTCAAGGGGCCGCGTGATTATTTTTCAGGTGCCGGGGGCAGGTTGCGAAGGAATTTGAAAAGGGTGCGCGAATCCTTGGCTGGTTTCCCCTTGGCTTTGGCCCTGCGTACACTCAGGGTAAGCTGACGCAGTCGTTGCCCTTCTTCCGGGTACTGGTCGAACAGTTCCTGCAACAAGTCGTCGTCGCCGTCCACCAGTCTGTCTCGCAGGGCTTCAAGGCGATGGAATTCAGCGGTATTGATGGAGTGTCCCGCTTCAGCTGCTTCAACTATTTCACGTACATGTCCAGTGTTAAAGGTACGCATGAGCTTGCCTACATATTGCAGGTGTCTGCGCTTGGCTTCGTGTTTGGAGATGGTCTTGATGCGGAGAAGAGCTTCCTCCACTTCGGGCGGCAGGCCGGCTTCCTTGACCACGGTATCGCCAAGAGCGGCGAGAGCCAGTCCGAGTTTTTGCAACTCGGCGCTGTCCTTTTTCATTCTGGTACGACTTGGACGGTCATCGACCTCGTCGAATTCTTCGGGGCGGTAATTGCGTTTCTTCTTGCTCATTATTTGTTCAGCTGTGCTGCTGACAGGTCGTTTTCAAGGTCAGTGTAAATTGTCTGGACACCCGTTGTCATGGCTTCAATGAGAGCCTGCGGATTCGGAGTGTCAAAGCCGATGCGCTGGGTGTATGTGTTGGAGAAAACAATGACATTGTTTGCCGTGGATTCGTCCACGACAAAAAATTGCATCTCCACGATTGCGGCTGGTGTGTTGCCGGTATAGTCGCCATAGAGCGAGTTGACAACCCCTTCCAGGGTCAGTCCGGGGACCACCATGCTCCCCGGCTCGATGATGTGCGAGAACAGCCCTGATTCATTGAGCCATTTTTTCAGTTCGGTGGTGAGCATATTGCTCGGGGGCACGAAGAACATGCTGTAGAAATCCGATTCGATACGCCCCTGGGGTTGGCGGTAGATCAACTCACGGGTGTTATAGAGGTCCGAGATCGACAGACGTCTGACCTTGAGCACAAAGTCGTAGCTCTGGGGGGCGGGGGCGGCAGTACGTACAGGGGTGATCTGGTAATACTTCTTGTCCAGAGGCTTGCCGCCCAGCTTGACGCAGGCGGTGGTCACCAGAGACACGGCCAGTAAGAGGAGAAGGATATGGTGGCGTTTCATTGTGATAAACTCCGTTTATTTCTCTTCAGCTTTTGGCGGTTTCGGGGGCGCGCCGAAAAGCATGCCTGAGGGGTAGCGTTTGGCATCTCCAGACAGCTCCTTGACGTTTTGCATGACCTGACGGGTGTCTTCAAGGATAGAGCGGATATTCGCTTCTTCTGATGCAGCAAGTCCGTTCAACCTATTGACAAGATTGTGTATTTTTGCAACAGCGGCCGTCATGTTGCCTGACGCCTCGGAGATGTTCTCCAAGGTGGGGGCGATCTCGTTCATGGCAGCGTCCATACGGGGGTCGGACAGGGTCTTGCTCAGCACTGCGGAGGCCTGTCTGAAGCTTTCGAGCGCCTTCCTCGCTTCGGCGGCCGCTGCGATGAGGTCGTCGGCGGAATCCGTTGTGATCCGATTGATCGATGTTATTGCCCCGGCTGTTTCCGGTATGATGCGGGCCGTGGCCGGATCAGCCAGCAGCGTGTCCATGCGTTTCAACACGGAGTGGGTTTCATCCAGAATGTCCAGCATCCGGTCGCCCGCACGTTGACCGCCCTCGGTCTGCATGATGTCGTTGAGTGTGCCCACGATTGATTTGACGTCGGCGATGATGGACTCAATGTCTTCCTGTTTCAGGCTGCCGATGGTCTTACTGATCTTTGCAATGGCGCCTTCCACGCGGCTCATGGTGCTGGCAGTGGACGGAACATAGGTATATTCGGGTTTCCATGTAATGGACAGCGGTTTGCTGCTTGCGGGGTCTTCATACACGATATTCAGAAAGAGCTGGCCGGTCAGCCCCAGGGAAGTGGGACGGACCCGAAGGCCGCGGGTCACCTGACTGTGCAGGTTCTTTCTGAATTCCTTTTCAGGGATATCGTCAAAGAGGTCCGGGTTGATGTCACATTTGACATAGACGTAGCGGGCCTCACCGCCTTGCGCTTCCTCATATT containing:
- a CDS encoding menaquinone biosynthetic enzyme MqnA/MqnD family protein yields the protein MAIRLGRIGYLNVLPIYHPLESGIIENDFEVVSGPPSKLNILMDEGKLDISAASSIEYARHAEKYYLVPDIAIGSRGPVQSVLLLSRFPVEELEGKTILVSSQTHTSAALLSVLQSQHWNITTDYSIGSASFALQNGDRPDAILAIGDEALNLRYHPEYPHRIDLGEAWRELTGLPFIFGVWLVQRKSWEEHKEKLMDAAKKLIKGKEWGTANMAQICSMAAEKSCMTDEEMSSYFKGLVYDLGPEEKEGMLVFYRHLKESGLIERIPELIFIP
- the mqnC gene encoding cyclic dehypoxanthinyl futalosine synthase translates to MAINIISQKILDGGRIDFDEAMELYTKADFHDLGHLAHQVRLAKHPDPNVTYVVDRNINYSNICVCCCKFCAFYKGLDEEGGYVLTYEEIGQKIQETLDLGGTQILMQGGHHPDLPLSWYEDMLRYIKQNYTVHIHAFSPPEIVFWSEKEGIPTAEVIERLHKAGLDSIPGGGAEILVDEVRSAVAPNKCPAGQWLGVMEEAHHLGLRTTATMMFGHAETPAQRLEHLFSVRNTQDRTGGFTAFIPWTFQPDYTQLPHCRKLTSVEYLRTLAVSRLVLDNVDNIQVSWVTMGPKIAQLALYFGGNDFGSTMIEENVVKAAGVAFRLTREEIHRLVHAAGFVPRQRTMDYTLLEND
- the mqnE gene encoding aminofutalosine synthase MqnE, with protein sequence MQIFKSDYFKNMGLGGVRAKVENGERLSFEDGLRLFECPEPLAVGALAHQMRIRLHGDKAFYVVNQHVNYTNICINGCVFCAYQREEGQDGGFVLSKEDVMVKLDGAALTPREVHIVGGCHPKLPLAYFEDILSAIKERYPDVILKCFTAVEIAHFARLEKTTTKDVLSRLKTAGLDMLPGGGAEIFNQSIREQLCPRKSTAEEWLAVHEEAHALDMKTNCTMLFGHIETMEDRVDHLVRLRESQDRGGGYTCFIPLPFLTENSQLSIENPLTGLEELRTIAISRLMLDNIPHIKAYWVMLGVKQAQAALKFGADDFDGTVVEEKIGHEAGATSEQGMTRIELEEMITGCGCTPVERDGFFNEV
- a CDS encoding 1,4-dihydroxy-6-naphthoate synthase, with product MSRTTTLGYSPCPNDTYIFHALATGLVQWPGELHVTLVDVEELNGKASRGELDVVKVSVAAAADILDEYVLLRAGGAMGFGVGPILVAGKECALADLDGATVAIPGRKTTANLLFGLACREAGISVKLKEMVFDEIMQAVEAGEVAAGVLIHEGRFTYQEQGLFRVLDLGAWWEEHTGQPIPLGAIAIKRALGEDTARAMNEAIRASLTIARDNPTIGAGYIKEHAQEMDDDVIKTHIKTFVTDYSMDVGEGGMAAVKRLLSEAGCTRNDIFIAL
- a CDS encoding DMT family transporter is translated as MEVEQDKTRAFIALWAAVTLWASSFIALKFAFQRFDPMVVIFGRMFVASVCFLLVFKRFKNIDYRPGDWKLLLFMGICEPGFYFVFEALALTKTDASQAGMICALLPLMVAVAARFILKEQLTRRTVTGFSLAIAGAIILSVAAESTETASNPLLGNFLEFMAMICACGYMIAMKRLMPRYSSWFLTMIQAFVGAIFFFPLLFLPSTTLPTSFDLTGIATILYLGVFVTILAYGLYNYGMSKIPTGQASSFINLIPVITLALGWLLLNERLNWIQYAASILVIIGVYVSQEKSSKKKVTA
- the yjgA gene encoding ribosome biogenesis factor YjgA gives rise to the protein MSKKKRNYRPEEFDEVDDRPSRTRMKKDSAELQKLGLALAALGDTVVKEAGLPPEVEEALLRIKTISKHEAKRRHLQYVGKLMRTFNTGHVREIVEAAEAGHSINTAEFHRLEALRDRLVDGDDDLLQELFDQYPEEGQRLRQLTLSVRRAKAKGKPAKDSRTLFKFLRNLPPAPEK
- a CDS encoding ABC-type transport auxiliary lipoprotein family protein, translated to MKRHHILLLLLAVSLVTTACVKLGGKPLDKKYYQITPVRTAAPAPQSYDFVLKVRRLSISDLYNTRELIYRQPQGRIESDFYSMFFVPPSNMLTTELKKWLNESGLFSHIIEPGSMVVPGLTLEGVVNSLYGDYTGNTPAAIVEMQFFVVDESTANNVIVFSNTYTQRIGFDTPNPQALIEAMTTGVQTIYTDLENDLSAAQLNK
- a CDS encoding MlaD family protein translates to MIRKNDYFKLGVFIIVGASMLIAVIIILGAGRYFETTYGLETYFDESINGLAVGSPVKLRGVNIGRVSVINFVSNEYEEAQGGEARYVYVKCDINPDLFDDIPEKEFRKNLHSQVTRGLRVRPTSLGLTGQLFLNIVYEDPASSKPLSITWKPEYTYVPSTASTMSRVEGAIAKISKTIGSLKQEDIESIIADVKSIVGTLNDIMQTEGGQRAGDRMLDILDETHSVLKRMDTLLADPATARIIPETAGAITSINRITTDSADDLIAAAAEARKALESFRQASAVLSKTLSDPRMDAAMNEIAPTLENISEASGNMTAAVAKIHNLVNRLNGLAASEEANIRSILEDTRQVMQNVKELSGDAKRYPSGMLFGAPPKPPKAEEK